The DNA region TCGGACAGTTGCTCATGGGCGTTCGGACCAGAGTTGATGGGACGCTCCGCTTTCGGCCTTGGTCAACAGGTCACGGAAGCGACCCGCGCCGCGCACCGGGGAGGCCCAACCGGCCGACATCTCCACCAGCCGGGTCTCCGGTCGCTCCAGCCAGGACAGGATCCGTTCCGACTCCTCCGGGGTGGCTGCGGGGACCGGACCGTGCCCGGCCGACACCGTCTCGGCGGTCGCCCGGATGACGGCCAGGGTGGGTCGAGGATGGATCCCGGGTGGACTGACCCCCGCCCCGGCTAGTCGACCGTGCCGGACCAACGCCAGCTCCCAGCCGCCGCCGTCGGCCGGTCGGGCGGCGGCCAGCTCGGCGATCCCGGTCAGGGCGGCCAGCCGCTGCATGCGTACGGTCGCCCGCAGCACCGCCGCCAACCGGGACCGCAGCACGGCCGCCTCCTCGTAGCGCTGCCCGGCGGCCAGGGTCTCGATCCGGGCCAGCAGGGCCTCCACCACCGGCTGGACGTCGCCGGTGGTGGCCTCGGCGAACGGGGTGACCGCCACGGAGTCGTACTCCTGGGGGGTGATCCGGTGCTCGCAGGGTGCCGGGCAACGACCCAGCTCCGCCAGGGCGCAGGCCGGGGTGACCGTACGCAGGGACAACCGGTGGGTGCACTGGCGCAGCGGCACCGCGTCGTGAAAGCCGGCGGCGGCCAGCTCCGCGGCCCGCCGGGAGGAGAAGGGCCCCAGGTAGGCGCGGTCCTGGGGGGAGATCTCCCGGACCACGGACAGTCGGGGGTACGGCCCGTCGGTCAGCTTCAGCCAGACCACCCGCTCCGGAAACTTCGACCGCCGGTTGTACGGCGGCGCGTGTGCCCCGATCAGCCGCAGCTCACGGACCTCCGCCTCCAGCGAGTGGGCGCACTCCAGGGCCTCGACCCGTTCGGCAGCGGCCAGCATCTCCGAGATCCGGGCCCGCTTCTCCGCCGCGGTGAAGTAGCTGCGCACCCGGGTGGCGATGTCCCGTGAGGTGCCGACGTAGAGCGGACGGTCGTCGGCGGCCCGGAAGATGTAGACCCCGGGGGAGCGGGGCAGCCCGTCGGCCAGGTGACGTTTGCGGCGCTGGGTGGGGGTGACCGCCCGGGTGAACTCGATGGCCTCGCCGATGGTGTCGACCCGGTGCCCGCCGAGC from Micromonospora sp. NBC_01739 includes:
- a CDS encoding DEDD exonuclease domain-containing protein, which produces MAAQEFLQPTLAGLDPATEGVDPALPLYATTFVVVDLETTGGTPDGGGITEIGAVKVRGGEELGVLATLVNPGVPIPPFITVLTGITEAMVLPAPPIEQVLPSFLEFISDAVLVAHNAPYDVGFLKAACARHGYRWPNPRVLDTAALARRVLLRDEVTNRKLGTLAAYFRAGTTPTHRALDDARATVDVLHGLIGRLGGHRVDTIGEAIEFTRAVTPTQRRKRHLADGLPRSPGVYIFRAADDRPLYVGTSRDIATRVRSYFTAAEKRARISEMLAAAERVEALECAHSLEAEVRELRLIGAHAPPYNRRSKFPERVVWLKLTDGPYPRLSVVREISPQDRAYLGPFSSRRAAELAAAGFHDAVPLRQCTHRLSLRTVTPACALAELGRCPAPCEHRITPQEYDSVAVTPFAEATTGDVQPVVEALLARIETLAAGQRYEEAAVLRSRLAAVLRATVRMQRLAALTGIAELAAARPADGGGWELALVRHGRLAGAGVSPPGIHPRPTLAVIRATAETVSAGHGPVPAATPEESERILSWLERPETRLVEMSAGWASPVRGAGRFRDLLTKAESGASHQLWSERP